From the Alteromonas sp. CI.11.F.A3 genome, the window CTTGTTGGGCTATCTCAATTTCATTGTTCTTTCTAGCCAACTCGAGCTTGTCGAGTTTGGTTTTTTCTCGCAGAGTTTCTAATTCTATTTCTAGTCTTAAAGAGTGTAGTTTAGCTTTTTCAAGCGCGAGTTCGTTGTTATTATTGTCTTCTTGAATAACTTCGCTCATGGCAATTTCTTGTTCAGCGTATTGTAATGATGCTGCTGTATTGCCTCTACTTTTCTCTGCTAAACGTAAATAACGATAACTCTCTAACATAAAGCCCTTGTAGCCATTCTTGTGTGCTAATGTTGCGGCTGTTTTTAACAGTGTTATGGCCTCTTCCATGTCAGTATCAAAAAGCATGGTAGCGAATGGAATAAGGGTTTTAATTTGGTAAAAATCACTTTCTATCTCTGTGGCTAAATCCAGTGATTCTCTATAGTAATTGAGTGCGCTTGAAACGTTATTTTCGTCTCGTTGAATGTTCGCCATTATTCTCTGGGTTATTGATTGCTTTGCCTTGTCGTTGCTTTTTCGATAAATATTATCTGCTTTTTTCGCTAACGTGGTTGCCGATGCATAGTCACCCTTTTTCCAATCAATAATCGCGCTTTCTCTAAGCGCGGTAGCAAGGGTTTTGGGCTCGACTTTTTCCTCTGGCAAGCTAATAGACAGCATGTAAAATGAACGGGCTTGGTCGAATTGTTCTAATCTAAAATATATATGACCTATCTGGTTCGAAGTTTTAGCAATGCCCGTTGCATTATTAACCTTCTTATAATATCGATGAGCCTGGTGAACGTGCTTTAAAGACTGTTCATAACGACCAATGTGGCGGTAAATAATTCCCGCTCCCATTAACGCTTTAGCACGGCCTTTAGCATCATCTATTTGCCCGTGAAGGGCCAAGCTTCTTAATGCATAGTCTAGTGCAAGCACTAAATTCCCTAGGTATCGCTCTGCTTCGGCCAGTGTATTGAGCGTACGCGCCATAGACTTTACTTCATTTAAATCAGTAAATACGGCTAAGGCTATTCCGTAATGTTCGGCGGTTTTTTCTCGGTTCTCTAATCGCTTGTAGGCCTCTGCAATTCTTACGTGGGTTCTTGCGTTTAGCTTTTGAATGTGACTTTCGTTGGCGGTCAGGTATTCAATGGCCATCAAGTATTGTACAACCGCAATAGAGTATTGAGTTTTTGCAAAATGGTAATCGCCCTTGGCCCTTAATGTGATGGCGATAGGAAAAGCTTCACCATATTGAAAAGCCAAAGGTACCAGCGTTGCAATAGCGTTTTCTGCTTTGGTTAACTGTTTATCTTTCACCAATACATCGATATAGCCCACATACGACAATATGTAATTTTCCGTATCGTTGAGCTTTTCGAATATGGCTGAAGCTGCAAAAAAATGGTGCTGTGACGTTTTGTTTTGACCGGTTCGAATCGATAATTTTCCAAGCAGAAAATGTGCTTGTGCAGTAGTGCTGAAGTCGTCTATTTCTTGTGAAAGTTCCAAGGCTTGATTAGCCCATATAGTACTGCGTTTTGGTGAGGAATCTTGTGCTAATTGTGCTTTTGAAAGGAGTGCATCAGCGCGCTGAAATGAAGCTTTATCCGCAGAAAGCAAGGGGCTAGCCTGCTGCGCATGGGCAGAAGTAAGCACAATTAATAACAGAGTGAAAACGAAAAAGCGCATTTGCTATGGGTTCGGGTTAAAACAACTGAATGAACAGAGTATAAATGCTCAAGCTTTCTACTAACAGAGTGAATATAGTGCTATCAAAGGTCAAATAGTCTAAGTGGTTGTACAATAAATCATCTGTTACTGCTTTTATTGTTGTCTATTGCTTTGATTGCCCCCACTTAAACTACAAATGAAGCCACTTGGCCACTTAACTATAAGGATACTATTTCAATGAGCCGACACTTTGATAACGCTCAAGGGTTATGTGAAGACAAAGATAAAGCCACCGAAGGCTTTGTTTTCAACCAAACGATGTTGCGTATTGCCGACCCTGCACGCTCACTCGATTTTTACACGCGAGTAATGGGCATGACATTGTTGAAACGCCTAGATTTTGAAGAGATGAAATTTAGCCTTTATTTCTTAGCGGCGGGTGATGACTTTTCTGATATTAGCGAAGACGATAGTGAGCGCACCGCCCAAACTTTTGGAAGGCCTGCCATGCTAGAGCTCACTCACAATTGGGGGGATACCGCAGATAGTGTTGACTATCATAATGGCAATAGTGAACCAAAAGGCTTTGGTCATATTGGCTTTCACGTACCGAATCTAGATGCTGCATGTGAAAGATTTGAAGCGCTAGATGTCCCTTTTCAAAAACGCCCTAATGATGGTTCGATGAAAGGTATCGCATTTATTAGAGATCCAGATGATTACTGGATTGAAATTTTTGATGCTAAACAAACGGCTAAGGTATGCGCCCCACACTTGAGCAAGTAATGCAAGGCGCCACATTCTTGTAAACCAAACTTAGTCAGCGTAGCCCCATGGTGCTGCCGGTACGGGTATTGATTGGGTTAAATCAAAATCTACCCGGAACTCTCTGCCTTCTCTAATCAATCGGTAGGTAAAGGTTTCCGGGTAAATAAACATTTGCCAAATATTGGAGCTTGATTGGGGAATGCCACTTTTTGCAAACAAGGCTTTAGAGTAGGCGTCGGCGGGGA encodes:
- the gloA gene encoding lactoylglutathione lyase, whose protein sequence is MSRHFDNAQGLCEDKDKATEGFVFNQTMLRIADPARSLDFYTRVMGMTLLKRLDFEEMKFSLYFLAAGDDFSDISEDDSERTAQTFGRPAMLELTHNWGDTADSVDYHNGNSEPKGFGHIGFHVPNLDAACERFEALDVPFQKRPNDGSMKGIAFIRDPDDYWIEIFDAKQTAKVCAPHLSK
- a CDS encoding tetratricopeptide repeat-containing diguanylate cyclase — its product is MRFFVFTLLLIVLTSAHAQQASPLLSADKASFQRADALLSKAQLAQDSSPKRSTIWANQALELSQEIDDFSTTAQAHFLLGKLSIRTGQNKTSQHHFFAASAIFEKLNDTENYILSYVGYIDVLVKDKQLTKAENAIATLVPLAFQYGEAFPIAITLRAKGDYHFAKTQYSIAVVQYLMAIEYLTANESHIQKLNARTHVRIAEAYKRLENREKTAEHYGIALAVFTDLNEVKSMARTLNTLAEAERYLGNLVLALDYALRSLALHGQIDDAKGRAKALMGAGIIYRHIGRYEQSLKHVHQAHRYYKKVNNATGIAKTSNQIGHIYFRLEQFDQARSFYMLSISLPEEKVEPKTLATALRESAIIDWKKGDYASATTLAKKADNIYRKSNDKAKQSITQRIMANIQRDENNVSSALNYYRESLDLATEIESDFYQIKTLIPFATMLFDTDMEEAITLLKTAATLAHKNGYKGFMLESYRYLRLAEKSRGNTAASLQYAEQEIAMSEVIQEDNNNNELALEKAKLHSLRLEIELETLREKTKLDKLELARKNNEIEIAQQATTISELELTKNRYASVALALLLAVCLILVLLIYRRFMVSKQRNQELGYLATRDPLTNSFNRRVLFDLMKRDFARNPQPEDYCVIMVDIDYFKSINDNYGHTIGDSVLRGVANTLQSCVRQNDVVARFGGEEFCIVLPDTSYHQAMRIAENLRETIQVRRFDDIAVTCSLGVSSIRFDAKSPSELIDQADLALFKSKSLGRNQVTLWSEALARAQD